Genomic DNA from Triticum dicoccoides isolate Atlit2015 ecotype Zavitan chromosome 4B, WEW_v2.0, whole genome shotgun sequence:
caggtcccgctattggttattgaccggagacgtgtctcggtcatgtctacattgttctcgaacccgtagggtccgcacgcttaaggttacgatgacagttatattatgagtttatgcattttgatgtaccgaaggttgttcggagtcccggatgtgatcacggacatgacgaggagtctcgaaatggtcgagacataaagattgatatattggaagtctatgtttggacatcggaaatgttccgggtgaaatcgggattttaccgggttaccgggaggttaccggaaccccccgggagccatatgggccatcatgggccttagtggaaaggagaaaggggcagcccaagggggctgcgcgcctccccccttcccctagtcctattaggactaggagaggtggccggccacccctctccctctttcccccttgggaatcctagttggaataggattggggggggggggagtcctactcccggtaggagtaggactcctcctgcgccacctcctcctggccggcgcctcctccccccttggctcctttatatacggaggcaggggcacctctaaacacacaagttgacacaagttgatccacgtgatcgattccttagccgtgtgcggtgccccctaccaccatattcctcgataatactgtagcggagtttaggcgaagccctgctgctgtagttcatcaagatcgtcaccacgccgtcgtgctgacgaaactctttcccgacactttgctggatcggagtccggggatcgtcatcgagctgaacgtgtgctcgaactcggaggtgccgtagtttcggtgcttgatcggttggatcgtgaagacgtacgactacttcctctacgtcgtgtcatcgcttccgcagtcggtctgcgttgggtacgtagacaacactctcctctcgttgctatgcatcacatgatcctgtgtgcgcgtaggaaattttttgaaattactacgaaacccaacaccaaaTACACACGAATATTAGCAGTAGAAAACATGGATGAGCTAGGCATTGTTAGTTCCCCCATCCATTCTAAAATCTAAGGGGTGTTACCGCGTAAATAACGGTTGGCACTGTGTGTTGCCAAGGAGAAAACCTGGAATATCTTCATCAGGCGACATTCAACTCATCTACCAACTACTTCCCAAAGGTACTGCAATGGAGATTATTATTCAAGGATGCTGGGAAACTTGGTGTCAAAGAAATGTCTTTTTTTTTCAGAAATGAAGCACACAGTGTGAGATGTTGGAAGTTCAGGCTAAAAGAGGATTTGAGCTTACAGGCTCATAGAATAAAAGTGAAGCACTTAAAACACCTTGTAGAAGTGGATAAGGGATCATCTAGAATGATACCTTAAGAAGTGGCTACACCTTTTACTGCCATTATGTTAGAAAAAACGGAGTAGGATAGATCCTTTTAGATCATTacttttgttttcttctttgtaAAATATACTTATTATTAATAGAAATTACAACAGAACAATTGTTGGACGGTTGGTGCTTCAAAAAAAGGGCCTATTTGATTAGCAGGATTGTAAAAATATAGAAATAAGAAAAGCACATGATTAGAATGTCATGCTAATTAGAATCCTACGGGAGTTAAGTGTGCTTCATTGCTTTACAGGAAAACCAAAGTGTTTCTTTTCCAAAAAGTTGTGGATGCTAGATTTtctatgaaatgtagtacaaatgtTCTGTATGAAAAATTCCTATAGGATTCAAtcgtacgaatcaaacaaccacctTAGTAAAAGTTCCTAAGGATTATAATCCTCTAGAAATCCTATGAAATTCCTTTAAATTACATCAGTACAACATTTGATCAAAACTTGATGTTATAGGACAAGTGTTGGTCACAACATGAATTTGGACAATAAAAAAATGCAGTGTTGTCTGACTACACAATTATTAATGCTGGTTATAACCAGAATTATCACTTGTATACAAAACATAAGTAAGAAAAGAACGTGTCATAGAGAATGTTGGTAATATACAATCATCTCCCAGTAAGAAGTTGAGTAGTGGTTTCTGAAAATGGTCTTCCAGATAAACCAAGAATTGTAAAGATTAGAATCCCTCACAGAATCACTGATCAGGCCCAACACTAATATGTCATAAAAACAGTAATTTGGCCGTACGTAGCAGTAAATAAATAATCATGTCGCGGTTGGGGTTGTACAAAGACTCGTTGTACAAACCCCTCGAGTCTATAGATATATAGGCACCGCTACTACTGGAACTTCTCCAGGACATTCTTCCTCTTCTTCACTAACCCGtaaccagccagccagccagcccccCTTGCACCTATCTATAAGTACAACCCCTCAACAGAGACATGAGGGTGCAAGGTTGGTTGTCCCCTTGAATTGCTGCCTTTCCTCGTCACTCTCTCTCATCTCCTCCATCGATCCAAGCACGAAACCGCCCAGAAACCTACTGCCCTCTTCACACCTAGCTAGAGCTAGTGTGATTAACCAACGGGTTCTCCCCCCGGCATACCCAACAATTCGATTGATCCATGGAGGGGGGCAGCAACAGCCCGGACAGGCAGTCGTCGGGCGGCAGCCCGGACGAGCGCCGCAGCGGAGGGAGGGGGGCGGGGGAGCCGGTGCGCTCGCGGTGGACGCCCAAGCCGGAGCAGATACTCATCCTCGAGTCCATCTTCAACAGCGGCATGGTCAACCCGCCCAAGGACGAGACCGTCCGCATCCGCAAGCTGCTCGAGCGCTTCGGCGCCGTCGGAGACGCCAACGTCTTCTACTGGTTCCAGAACCGTCGTTCTCGCTCACGGCGCCGCCAGCGCCAGATGCAGGCCGCAGCCGCCGcggccgcagcagcagcagcagcagcctcctCCGCCACCGCCAATAGCTTGCCGGCTGCTAGCGCCACCATCGGTCTTCCATCCGGCACCGGCTCCGTTCACCCCATGGCAATCGGTGGGTGCGCGAGCCAGTACGAGCAGCAGGCGACCTCGTCGTCCTCGTCTGGAAGCACGGGAGGCTCGTCGCTGGGGCCTTTCGCGGCGCACGGCGCGGGGGTGCCGGGTGCCGGCGTTGGGTACCTGCAGGCATCGTGCGGGACATCGTCGCCGCTGGCGTCAGGGCTGATGGCGGACGTCGACACCGGCGGCAGCGACGATCTCTTCGCCATCTCGCGTCAGATGGGATTCGTTGGGAGCCCCGCCGGACCCTCCTCCTCGGCGCCGAGCACCGCTGTGCAGCAGCAGTACTACTCGTGCCAGTTACCGGCAGGTGAGTTGAGTACTGTCGATCATTTTAGTTACGTAGTAGTACGTGGTTGCTCCCTTCAATTGGTTGGTTCATGTGATCCATCTCATGCATGTAACAATTCCCCTCAACTCTACAAATACTTTCATTGAAAGACTCTAATTTATGAACTTCTTATGAGAAAGAATTGCTAGTGGATATGCATGAAACATCCAAAAGAACTTTTGACGATGGAAATGCTGATTTCACCCTACAGTTTCGTTTGTCTATATTTATGTGAGATGCAGAATTCAAGGAGATCTAGCTTGGATCTTCTGGAGACATACTTTATTTGGTCTTCCTTGAGATATAGTTCAGCTACTTGTTCTTTAGTCCTTGGATATAGTTCAGTTACAACTTCCTAGTCTACCTGTGCATGCATAAGATCATAGTACCTGATACATCTGTTGTCCTCTCCACCATGACATACGTCTGTTCTCAATCCTGTGGAGGTTCATCGGGCAATTTTTAAATTTCTGCATTCATGCATCGTCATCTTTATTTCCCTGTGTCTCGTTTGTATATCCACTTAAGCTTCCATGTGTCACATGCATCGGATGGAATCAACACATGTTTATGCATAATACAGTTGGACGTGATGCCCACTTTGTTGAACAGAACGTTTATAGTGAACATGCATGGGTTAAAACTTTGGGATTTCCTGCATGCATGCACATGTACTTGATCgtgatttttcttattttttctcttCACCGTAATACTACCATTACATAGCTTACTTCTAGTTTAAAACAAGGAATGGTAATTGCGCTGGACAGCCTCTTCATGTTTGCTTGCATGCATGCAAAGATATGCTAAAGTGTCCATGCACGCTAGCAGATAATACACTACAGCAAAACTGTAAGTTACCGTGTATCTGAATCTAGATGCAAGCCGAGCGTAGATTCACACATAATACTCGGCTGATATAAGCATATACACCGAGTATTAAAAGAAGAAAACACGGCAACGAAATTGACCTCGGCTTGTATGACCGTAAGCCCAGCGTGACAAAAAATATGCTCAGCTTATAAGCATATGCCACAAAAAGCGCACGGCTTACATATCCTTTCATCGTTTTCTCatactctcatttttttgtttcggaaaggaggattttttttttttgcgggaaattcgGAAAGGAGGATTAGCCCGGCCTCTGCATTAGGACGATGCATTCTCATGCTCTCATGACATAACGatatcatcaaatcacataaactaggCCTATAAGCAATTTTTTCCATATGATAGAGAGGTCCCAACCATGAGTAAACGGTACTACCGAACCACCGTATAATACCGATCAGAATTTGGTTGGCTAGCTTATGCATGCATCTTTATTTGTTAATAATACTGTCGTCAAATGATCTATTGAATTCTTATTCTGAGTGGGTTGTATGCCGCCTCTGATTGACTGGCTGATTGCATGTTAATTCCAGCGACGATCACGGTGTTCATCAACGGAGTCCCAATGGAGGTCCCGAGGGGTCCAATAGACTTGCGAGCCATGTTTGGCCAGGACGTGGTGCTCCTCCACTCCACCGGGACCCTCCTCCCAGTCAACGACTATGGCATTCTGATTCAGAGCTTGCAAATGGGAGAAAGCTATTTTCTGGTAACCATCCATATCGCCTCTCAAGTCCATTCTTCTTCATGAAATTAGCATGTCAATTTCACGTATGCACATATATGATCATCTTACATTGTCTTTTTTTCCGCCATGACCCATGTAGGTCTCGAGGCAAACTTAAAAGTCcagtatataatagatagatagagaTCTCTACTCAAGCCTCACTGGATCAGATCGATGCATGGGGCGACAGGGTGCAGTTCTTCAACCATCATAACGGGATGATCTGTTGCATGCAAATCATATATCCACCGTGAAGCAAGCTAGCTACATAGTCAAGGTTGgagggcctaataaacccggacgggcgTAGTACCTGGCTAGGACAATCAAGTAATTAAAAATTTCAAAACAGTGGTAGTATATTTGTATTGCACCATCAGCCAAGTTCTACGTGAAAAAGCGGTAGACTTTTCTGTTAAGGCTCTTAAGCAAGTGGAGTTCGACCGGCTTACGGTTGCTCCTAAATCGCCTATATTTGTGGACCCCTTAGTGTCAGATGAGGAGGATGAGAAGTCTGATGCCAACCATGAAGGCAAGCTCCTTTCCCATCTGATTAAAGACACAACTGAAGTAGACTTGGAAGATACCGCGCGTGACACTATGCTATGTGAGCTCGTCGCGTTGGTACATAAGAACAAGTCTAATTCAGGAAACAAAAAGGGACGTCCATCTAAGAAGGCAAATGTCTCCAAACACAAAAAAGATTCATCATGAGAGGAATGTTTTGAAATAGcagaggtcttggtgacttggctaaACATAAACATATTTCCGATTGTGTTAGGGATCAttctttggactttgtggctatttCTGAGTGTGGCAAGCGTGACTTCCCAACACGTGATCTTGACCATTTTTCATGTGGTAATGATTATGAATGGCATATTCTATCACCTTCTAGGAGGTCTGGGGGTATTCTATTAGGTATACACTTCACATACTTGAAACTTCTCTCTGCATCGAAGGGGGAATATCATATCAAATTCCACCTTCGAAATAAATCTGATAACTTCATTTGGAGCTTGGTTGCTGTTTATGGCGCCGCTCAAGAGGAGTTTAAGTCGGCCTTTCTCAAAGAACTCGTCAATACCTGCCGAGAGAATCCCCACCCTATNNNNNNNNNNNNNNNNNNNNNNNNNNNNNNNNNNNNNNNNNNNNNNNNNNNNNNNNNNNNNNNNNNNNNNNNNNNNNNNNNNNNNNNNNNNNNNNNNNNNNNNNNNNNNNNNNNNNNNNNNNNNNNNNNNNNNNNNNNNNNNNNNNNNNNNNNNNNNNNNNNNNNNNNNNNNNNNNNNNNNNNNNTTGACACGAGATGGCCGTTTCTTTTTAATGCTGTTATTGACAGTCTCGATTTGCGGGAACTCAGTATGTTTGGTCGCCAATACACTTGGGCCAATAGCAGAGCAATCCCAACCTTTGAGAAACTTGACCGGGTACTAGTTACCACCGACTGGGAATTTAAGTACCCCCTAGCTTTGGTACGGGCACTAAGAATCGAAGCCTTATCGGATCACGCTCCATTGCTTACCGATTTTGGTCAGGCGGCTCCAGGTGTGAACCGTCatcagttcaaatttgaactgggctcactagtagaaaaagggtcaaacgtgaagcacattagtgccggtttgtatttgagccgtcacaaatgtatacattagtgccggttccaacggctagccgggccgctctcattagtaccggttcgtggctaacctttagcacaggttcgtgccacgaaccggtactaatgagagtggtggcaggatgttgtcagtctgggccccctccagcacctttagtatcggttcttggcatgaaccggtactaaaggtcgtcctacataaaccattcgtccacccgagctcgctctgttcttcccctttcccctctcctctatgttcttcccctcttcctctcgagctcatcacacattttgcccaaaatttgttaagatttgaaggcccccatccattcaaatgatcacaaaggttagcaactttgtcctttcatctctcattgctagattagctcttgcaatgctttatatagttattaatttgtgagtttagtaatttgggaggaaatatatatatgtgctagtatttgatttatatgcaatttgaggttaaaataacacttagtttgcatatgtaggtgtggtttacttagtgccttctaaatctccgtcgtaaccaccgtcgatcgcccgcaccgtcccgtcgccggcaccaccttgtggtgagcctcttgttcatgaaattttatataaaaaattgatgtttgtgtgatttggatatatagttactcgtataataattatcttacccgtacgttatttgttatacatagtgccatggttttgatatccgtccccgtcggccctcgtccttgttatgattcggatgtggtatattctcttttaaaactatttgttgcatttcgtgtttatgacaaattatgcccatcaagttgacatagatatttttatctaggaggtatgtgaaccggaaattccaaccgaccctattgtcgagaggttaaatttagttgaaagagaaaacgagtacttgaaagaaaaattgaaaagaattgagggggagaagatggaattggagttgcatgttgccgatgtcgtcgatgatcacaagatcaagaaggagaaatgcgcttgaagattagaaagattagaaaatatgccatcgatagtgaggcttggtatcattatgctgttggatcaattgttaccttagttgcgatcttgatcgcatttgttgttgcatttaaatgctttagctagagagttatttgtttgttgcatttaagtgttgtatgaactttatgtatgaacttgtattaatttggtctattcggtgttgtgtaatgaagatgagccggcaatggatgtacgatgaccgatgctctccccagttcgttgagggcgtgcatacttttctgcttgcggctgaggcaaacaagcgggcggatggttttatgccttgtccatgtgctcgctgtaagaatggtcgcaattactctacgtcaagaaccattcacgtccacctgtttgagtccggtttcatgccccactataatgtttggaccaagcacggagaaagaggggttatgatggaagacaatgaagaagaagaggacgacgacagctatcctggccatgggttccctgaatacgatgatacaacaatgggggaagaagctgagccggtaatgtgggaagaagctgagccgggaatgcgggaagaagctgaagaagaggcatcagatgagcccgttgatgatctaggtcgggccattgccgatgcaaagagaaactgcgcaagtgatttggacaagaagaagttgcagcgcatgttagaggatcacaaaaaattgttgtacctgaattgcgtaggtgacaagaaaaagctgggcaccacactggaattgctgcaatggaaggcagagaatggtgtatctgacaagggatttggaaagttgctggtaatgataaaggatatgcttccaaaggacaatgaattgcccgagagtacgtacgaagcaaagaaggttgtctgccctctagggttagaggtgcagaagatacatgcatgccctaatgattgcatcctctaccgcggtgagtatgaggatttgaatgcttgcccggtatgtggtgcattgcgctataagatcagccgcgatgagcatggtgatgtcgagggcgagcgccccaagaagaagattcctgccaaggtgatgtggtattctcctataataccacggttgaaatgtttgttccaaaacaaagagcatgccaaggcgatgcgatggcacagagaagaccgtaagaaagacagaaagttgagagtacccgctgacgggtcgcagtggagaaaaatcgaaagaaagtacgggaaggagtttgcagatgacgcaaggagcgtatggtttggtctaagcgcagatggcattaatccttttggggagcagagcagcaaccatagcacctggcctgtgactctatgtttgtataaccttcctccttggttgtgcatgaagcggaagttcattatgatgccagtgctcatccaaggccctaaacaacccggcaacgacattgatgtgtacctaaggcaattagttgaagaactcttacaactgtggaatggaacaggtgtacgtgcatgggatgagcacaaacaggaagaatttgacctaaaggcattgctgttcgtgaccatcaatgattggcctgctctcagtaacctttcaggacagacaaacaagggataccacggatgcacgcactgtttggatgataccgacagtatatatttgaatagttgtaagaagaatgtgtacctgggacatcgtcaatttcttccgagcaggcatcccgtaagaaagaaaggcaagcatttcaaaggtaaggcggatcaccggatgaagTCTCGCCACCGtattggtgctgatgtacatgatatggtcaaggatttgaaggtgatatttggaaagggtcctggcggacaacctgttccaaaggacgctaatggatgcgcacccatgtggaagaagaaatctatattttgggacctgccatattggaaa
This window encodes:
- the LOC119293660 gene encoding WUSCHEL-related homeobox 6-like, giving the protein MEGGSNSPDRQSSGGSPDERRSGGRGAGEPVRSRWTPKPEQILILESIFNSGMVNPPKDETVRIRKLLERFGAVGDANVFYWFQNRRSRSRRRQRQMQAAAAAAAAAAAAASSATANSLPAASATIGLPSGTGSVHPMAIGGCASQYEQQATSSSSSGSTGGSSLGPFAAHGAGVPGAGVGYLQASCGTSSPLASGLMADVDTGGSDDLFAISRQMGFVGSPAGPSSSAPSTAVQQQYYSCQLPAATITVFINGVPMEVPRGPIDLRAMFGQDVVLLHSTGTLLPVNDYGILIQSLQMGESYFLVSRQT